The DNA window CGACGCGGCGGCGGACGCCGCCCGCGACGGCGCGACGCACTACACCTCCGGGGCCGGAATCCCCGAACTCCGCGAAGCGATAGCCGAGCGAATGGCAACCGAGACGAACGTTCCCGTCTCGCCCGAAGAAGTGACGGTTACGAACGGTGGGATGGAGGCGCTATCGTTGGCGCTGTCCGCCATCGCGGACCCGGACGAGGAAGTCATCATCCCGACGCCCGCGTGGCCGAACTACCGGAATCAGGTTATCCTCGCCGGTGCGGAACCAGTCGAAGTGCCGCTGGCCGAGGAAAGCGGGTTCGACCTCGACCCGGAGCGCGTTATCGAGAACTTGAACGAGAACACCGCCGCCATCATCCTGACCACGCCGTCGAATCCAACGGGACGGATTTACGACGAGGACGCCGTGAAGACGGTCGTCGAAGCCGCCGCCGACCACGACGCCTACGTCATCGCAGACGAGGTGTACGCGCGGTTGACGTACGACGACGACTATCGACGCATCACGTCGTACACCGATTACGAGGGCGTACTGACGGTCGATTCCTGCTCGAAAACGTACGCCATGACGGGGTGGCGAATGGGGTGGCTCGTCGGACCTGAACCCGTCGTCGAAGCCGCCACGAGCCTCGGGGAGAGTACGACCGCCTGTCCGTCGAGCGTCGGCCAGCAGGCCGCGCTCGCGGCGATAACCGGCACACAGGAACCTGTTCGCGAGATGCACGACGCGTTCCGCGAGCGCCGTGATTACCTGACCGAGCGCGTCGCTCAGATTCCGCACATCTCTTGTCCGCGTCCCGAGGGTGCGTTCTACGCCTTCCTCGACGTGAGCGAATTGGACGGGTCGAGTTTCGACGTCGCGGAACGCCTGCTGTCCGATTACGGCGTCGTCACCGCGCCCGGCGGCGCGTTCAGCGATGCTGGCGAGGGCTATCTCAGACTGAGTTTCGCCAACAGCCTCGACCGAATCGAACTCGGGCTCGACAGAATAGAACGGTTGGTTCGAGACGAATTCGAATAATCCCTAATCTCCGAAAAGTCAGAACAGGTCGTCTATCTCGTCGTTGTGGAACATCTCGGCGGGGTCTTCCTCGCGCGTTTCCTGCTTGTTCGCTTCCTTCGCGCGCTCCATGAACTCCTGCATGCGCGGCGAACGTTCGACGCCGCCGAGGAGGACGAGCGAGGCGAGTCGTTCGCTGTCGAGCGGGAAGTCCCCGCCGCGAACCTGCAGACTGCCGGTTTCGCCTTCGAGCCATCGCCGGGCCTTTTCGACACCCTTCCGCGGAATCCTGTCGGCGTCGCCCGCGACGACCAACAGCGCGGAATCCGCATCCGTCGCCTTCGGCATGCTGAGGTTGCTCAGAACCGCTTGCCGGGTGTTGCTCGTCACGGTGTTGATGTTCTCGCCGCTGTCCTCGCTGGCACCGGCGCTGGCGTAGCCGAGCGCCGCGACGCCGCCCGAGCGAAGCGTGTTGATGACTTCGCTCGAATCCACGACGCTTTCGCCGACGCCTTCGACCGCCTCGCCGGACGCGAGAAGCAGGCCGACGCGCTGGGCTATCTGCTGGTTGATGTTCTCGAACGCCTCGCCGACGCTCTGGCCCGTCTCGTGCCACGCGTCGTTGTCGATGAGGAGGGTCGCGTCGGCCTCGCGGATGACGGTCTTCAGCGAGCGTCCCGCGTTGGCTTGGTACATCGCCCCTTCGCCTTGCCCGGGGAGGACGCCGAGCGCGTAGACGGGTATTTCGTAGATTCGCTGGAGTTCGTGGATGAGGACCGGCGCGCCGCCGCTTCCGGTTCCGCCGCCGAGTCCCGCGACAACGAAGAGGGCGTCGGCCCTCGCGGTGATGCGGCCGTCGAGGGCGTTCATCACTTCACCGGCGTCGTCTTGCATCACTTCCGCGCCGAGTTCGTTATCTCCGCCGACCCCGTGGCCCTTCACTCGGTCTTGGCCGACGAGGACGGTATCGAGGTCGAGCGATTGCAGGTCGGTTTTCGCGGAGTTGATAGCCAACGCGCCTTGAACCGCGTTGAAATCCATGTTCGCGTCGAATTCTACCAGTCTCTGAGTGAGTTTTCCTCCCGCTTGACCCACCCCAATCAGGACGACTTTCATGGGCGATGGAACTGATTCACGACATATGAATTTTCCGACGTAATACGGCGTAAATATCGAGAAACAAAGGAAAAGAAACACCTCTTTCTCGGTCTACGAAGCCTTAAATAGGAAAACGCGCCCAACACCGACGATGCCCGACCTCGAAACGCTTTCCGAACGAGTGTCAACACTCGAACAAACGCTGACGGACGGTGAAATTCCCGCACTACAGGACGATGCGGAACTCCGCCGGACGACGGCCGACCTCGCCGCGCGGATGGACGAACTCGAAACCGAACTGGACGAACTCGACGCCGCGGTCCAAGCCCTTCGCGGCTACGTCGGCAACATTCGTGCGGTCAACGACGACGTGGAGCGCCGCGTAGACGCCGCTCTAGCGAAGGCGGAAGCGTGCCAGTCAGACACCTCGAAACGGAGTTTCGAAACCGGGAGGAACCGGACGGCTTCCCGGTCGAATCGGGTAACCTCCGCGAGGCAGTTCGGGATGGATTCCGAGAGCGGTTCGAAAACCGGCCGACAGCACTCAGGTAACGATTCCGAAGGTTCCGGCCGGTCGAACCCTCCATCACCGTACGAAATTCCACGCACCGACGGCGACCGCACCGAATCGGGAGACCGTTCGCTCACGGCGCGCCTCCGCGAGTTGTTGTGAGCGTTCGCACCGTTCTCGCCGTAGTGCTCGCGCTCGCCCTCTGTAGCGTCTCCGTTCCCGCCATCGACCACGCCCGTCGGGACCGGGCGACGTACCGCGCCGACGCGGAACTGGCGACCGTCTCGCGCTCGATGACCGACCTCGCCGACGAAACCGCTGTCAGGTTCGGCGACCTTCCACCGACCGGGGGCGGTCCGCGCGGCGCGCGAAGAGTGGTTTCGCTGTCGCTCCCGCCCGAATCCGTGACGGTGGGACGGATCGAGTTCGTCGCCATCGGCGGCGTTCCCGGCCGTCAGAGTTTGAAAGACGACTTCGGAGACGTGCTCGCGTATCGTGTCGCGGGCGGATCGACCCGCGTCCGACACGTCCCGTTCGACGTTCGCATCGCGACGAGAAGCGAGACGGATGGCGGGTGGACCGTCCGACCGGACGGAGAACCTCTCGTCGTCCACGCACCCGCTCGGCGGGACATCGCGCTGCTGTTGGTCGAATACCGCGGACGTCGGACCGTCCTCGTCGTCCCGGCGGCTCAACTTTAAGACGGAGAACGCGACCACGGAAGTCCATGTGGAACCCACTGTCGAGCGCTTCGTCCGACGACCGAGACTGCCGCTGTGACCCCTCGTTCGACGGCGCGACGCTGACCGTCGATGCGGACGACTGTCCCGGAAACGGCGAACTCGCTGAACGCCCCGCGTGCCGCGCAACAGTCATCGACGCGCTCACCGACCGCGACGCGGACCGAATCGTGTCGCGGGCGACCGGCGTCGAACGGACGTACGAAGGCGACGGCGCGGCGTTTCTCGTGGCGGCAGGACGGTTCGTCGAGCGTGTCACCGCCCACGACGACACGCTCGCGGAACGAGCGCGTTCCGACCCGATTCGGGCGGGCGTGGATGCCGTCG is part of the Haladaptatus paucihalophilus DX253 genome and encodes:
- a CDS encoding DUF7311 family protein — encoded protein: MSVRTVLAVVLALALCSVSVPAIDHARRDRATYRADAELATVSRSMTDLADETAVRFGDLPPTGGGPRGARRVVSLSLPPESVTVGRIEFVAIGGVPGRQSLKDDFGDVLAYRVAGGSTRVRHVPFDVRIATRSETDGGWTVRPDGEPLVVHAPARRDIALLLVEYRGRRTVLVVPAAQL
- a CDS encoding tubulin/FtsZ family protein, with the translated sequence MKVVLIGVGQAGGKLTQRLVEFDANMDFNAVQGALAINSAKTDLQSLDLDTVLVGQDRVKGHGVGGDNELGAEVMQDDAGEVMNALDGRITARADALFVVAGLGGGTGSGGAPVLIHELQRIYEIPVYALGVLPGQGEGAMYQANAGRSLKTVIREADATLLIDNDAWHETGQSVGEAFENINQQIAQRVGLLLASGEAVEGVGESVVDSSEVINTLRSGGVAALGYASAGASEDSGENINTVTSNTRQAVLSNLSMPKATDADSALLVVAGDADRIPRKGVEKARRWLEGETGSLQVRGGDFPLDSERLASLVLLGGVERSPRMQEFMERAKEANKQETREEDPAEMFHNDEIDDLF
- a CDS encoding pyridoxal phosphate-dependent aminotransferase; this translates as MVVRSPVTRQTAGGLRSYLPRENDDGYMKTSARADAFERSGIRVMFELAEERGGDLVRLEVGEPDFDTPEHVIDAAADAARDGATHYTSGAGIPELREAIAERMATETNVPVSPEEVTVTNGGMEALSLALSAIADPDEEVIIPTPAWPNYRNQVILAGAEPVEVPLAEESGFDLDPERVIENLNENTAAIILTTPSNPTGRIYDEDAVKTVVEAAADHDAYVIADEVYARLTYDDDYRRITSYTDYEGVLTVDSCSKTYAMTGWRMGWLVGPEPVVEAATSLGESTTACPSSVGQQAALAAITGTQEPVREMHDAFRERRDYLTERVAQIPHISCPRPEGAFYAFLDVSELDGSSFDVAERLLSDYGVVTAPGGAFSDAGEGYLRLSFANSLDRIELGLDRIERLVRDEFE
- a CDS encoding DUF7310 family coiled-coil domain-containing protein, producing MPDLETLSERVSTLEQTLTDGEIPALQDDAELRRTTADLAARMDELETELDELDAAVQALRGYVGNIRAVNDDVERRVDAALAKAEACQSDTSKRSFETGRNRTASRSNRVTSARQFGMDSESGSKTGRQHSGNDSEGSGRSNPPSPYEIPRTDGDRTESGDRSLTARLRELL